The bacterium genome includes the window ACTGGTCTTCGAACCGAGACCGGACGTGGAGTCGGCGGCGGCCGAGCCCGCGCCTCCCGCTCGGCCCGTGGATACCGAATATGCGCACCCGGCATCTCGGCCGCCGTTGGACTTTCGGCCGCCGGCGTCTTCCGCCGAGGACGAGGCCCCGTCGCCGGAGCCGGCAGAGACCTTCAGGTCCAGGCCGATCTGGCCCTGGGTGATCGCGGCGGCGGCCCTGGTCGCGGTCGTCGCCGGAGCCGCCTATCAGCACTTTCGTCTCCAGCGAACGGTCCCCTCGAGGGTCTCGGATCTGGTCTCGCCTGGCGACGCGACGCCCAAACCGCCGGCGACCGAATCGGAGCCGCCAGGGACCGATCTGGAGCCACCGGAGGCCAAACCCGAGTTGACTGAACCGCCGAAGATCGAGCTCGCGCCTGGAGCGCCGGGGATCGACGTCGGGCCTCGACCGACCGAAGGCGCCCCCGGGGAGGAGCTGTTGGAGCTCGAGCCCGAGAGCGAGCCGCCGGAGGAGGTCGGCGATCCTGACCTGCCCCGCTCGGCAGTCGTTCGCGATCCTCGAACCGGGTTGACCTGGCTATCGTCGGACAACGCACGGGACGTCGACTGGGCCAGCGCGAAGGCTTTCTGTGCGCGCAATACGGCCGGCAGCCAAGGCGATTGGCGGCTGCCGACCGTCTCCGAGCTCCGGTCCATCTACGACCGGGAGTCTCAGAACCAGATGCGAACCCGACTGGGGATAGAGATCTCGGATTTCTTTGTCTGGAGCTCTCAGGGCAGCTCCGGCCAAGCCCAGTACTTTACTTTCATGAACGGAGAATCCGGCCATCTGGATCAGGCCACCAGCGATCGCCAACGAGCGATCTGCGTGTCAGGAGGTTGAGCACCGCATGCCAAGGTATGTTCGTGTCGTTATCGGAATCTGGTTGATCATCAGCGTAGGCGGCGGCGCCCGCGCGCAGAGCGATTTCGTGCAGGCCGCCGATTCGGCACTGCTGCTCAAAGTGGTCGGCCTCAGCGACAACATCTCGATCGTCGATGCCCCGGGAGGCTCGATCGTCGTGACCAAGATGGAACCTCTGAAGCCTTACTTCGTTCTCGACGACAAGGGGACTAGCTTCCGGGTTGCCGCGCGCCAGGAAGAGAGCGCGATCCAGGGGTTCGTGGCGAGCCAGGAAGTGGCCAGATGGAATACTCGGGAAGGGCTCCATTTCGAGAACGATACCTTC containing:
- a CDS encoding DUF1566 domain-containing protein — protein: LVFEPRPDVESAAAEPAPPARPVDTEYAHPASRPPLDFRPPASSAEDEAPSPEPAETFRSRPIWPWVIAAAALVAVVAGAAYQHFRLQRTVPSRVSDLVSPGDATPKPPATESEPPGTDLEPPEAKPELTEPPKIELAPGAPGIDVGPRPTEGAPGEELLELEPESEPPEEVGDPDLPRSAVVRDPRTGLTWLSSDNARDVDWASAKAFCARNTAGSQGDWRLPTVSELRSIYDRESQNQMRTRLGIEISDFFVWSSQGSSGQAQYFTFMNGESGHLDQATSDRQRAICVSGG